In one window of Ruminococcus hominis DNA:
- the ftsZ gene encoding cell division protein FtsZ, producing MLEIKTNESEAAAKIIVIGVGGGGNNAVNRMIDEQIAGVEFIAINTDKQALQLCKAPTLMQIGEKLTKGLGAGAQPEVGEKAAEESAEEISAALKGADMVFVTCGMGGGTGTGATPVVARIAKEQGALTVGVVTKPFRFESRTRMQNALAGIDKLKENVDTLIVIPNDKLLEVVDRRTTMPEALKKADEVLQQGIQGITDLINVPSLINLDFADVQTVMKDKGIAHIGIGEGRGDDKALEAVKQAVASPLLETTIQGASHVIINVSGDITLMDASDAAEYVQELAGENANIIFGATYDDSRSDEATITVIATGLHNVGGSSSKLKARLEGQQKVGSILPSGDGANRTVPSYDGRTTARPMGGTTPSMQQSRPVTSGVKEQSIKIPDFFKK from the coding sequence TTGTTAGAAATTAAAACTAATGAATCAGAGGCAGCTGCAAAGATAATTGTTATTGGCGTTGGTGGAGGCGGTAACAATGCCGTTAACCGAATGATCGATGAACAGATCGCAGGTGTAGAATTTATTGCAATTAATACAGATAAACAGGCACTTCAGTTATGTAAAGCACCAACATTGATGCAGATTGGTGAGAAACTGACAAAAGGTCTTGGAGCAGGAGCTCAGCCGGAAGTTGGAGAGAAAGCAGCAGAAGAAAGTGCAGAAGAGATTTCAGCAGCATTGAAAGGTGCTGACATGGTATTCGTTACTTGTGGAATGGGTGGCGGTACCGGAACAGGAGCAACACCTGTAGTTGCACGTATTGCAAAAGAACAGGGTGCATTGACAGTTGGTGTTGTTACAAAGCCTTTCCGTTTCGAGTCAAGAACACGTATGCAGAATGCATTGGCAGGAATTGACAAATTAAAAGAGAATGTTGACACATTGATCGTAATTCCAAATGATAAACTGTTGGAAGTAGTAGATAGAAGAACTACAATGCCGGAAGCACTGAAGAAGGCAGATGAAGTATTACAGCAGGGTATTCAGGGAATCACAGATTTGATTAACGTACCATCACTTATCAACCTTGACTTTGCCGATGTACAGACAGTTATGAAAGACAAAGGTATTGCTCACATCGGTATCGGTGAGGGACGTGGAGATGACAAGGCTCTTGAGGCAGTAAAACAGGCTGTTGCAAGTCCATTGCTTGAGACAACAATTCAGGGTGCATCTCACGTTATTATCAATGTATCTGGTGATATTACACTTATGGATGCATCTGATGCAGCAGAGTATGTTCAGGAGCTTGCCGGAGAGAATGCAAACATTATCTTTGGTGCTACTTATGATGATTCAAGATCCGATGAAGCTACAATCACAGTTATTGCAACTGGTTTACATAATGTAGGTGGAAGCTCATCAAAATTGAAAGCAAGATTAGAAGGACAGCAGAAAGTAGGATCTATCCTTCCTTCAGGAGATGGGGCAAACAGAACAGTACCTTCATATGATGGAAGAACAACAGCAAGACCAATGGGTGGTACAACACCATCTATGCAGCAGTCAAGACCTGTTACAAGCGGGGTAAAAGAGCAGTCTATTAAGATTCCGGATTTCTTTAAGAAATAA
- a CDS encoding sigma-E processing peptidase SpoIIGA has protein sequence MYYELYIDLFFLENFMMDSILLLFVRSVFGKKSFTIRTFTAGIISAVFSCVVIAIRMPEAVKCFCNYCIIPVIMIWAGVKISNVLQLFEGLLLLYFTAICLGGIMQLFRPYLGIVSVVYGGALVGFFILKMSWNLLTRAGNLQKRCCRVVLYDETKKWDIRAMIDTGNMLQDPVGQKPVHIISKKMAEKIYGAKMVEELMEYSLSKENEEKWMQKKLHFISCQTIQGTHLLPVITMDKMEIRQKSVIEIQMPQIGIGIMQETDYQMIVNAQSIGGAKYGCRDNKYTTV, from the coding sequence ATGTACTATGAATTATACATAGATTTATTTTTTTTAGAAAATTTTATGATGGATTCCATTTTACTATTGTTTGTGCGTAGTGTGTTTGGTAAAAAGTCATTTACGATAAGAACATTTACAGCAGGAATTATTTCCGCTGTATTTTCCTGTGTGGTTATTGCAATAAGAATGCCGGAAGCGGTTAAGTGTTTTTGCAATTATTGTATTATCCCGGTCATTATGATCTGGGCAGGAGTAAAAATTTCAAATGTATTGCAGTTGTTCGAGGGCCTGTTGCTATTGTATTTTACGGCAATATGCTTAGGAGGAATCATGCAACTGTTCCGACCATACCTTGGAATTGTAAGTGTGGTATATGGTGGTGCGTTGGTGGGATTCTTTATTTTAAAAATGAGCTGGAATTTGCTTACAAGAGCGGGAAATCTTCAAAAGCGGTGCTGTCGGGTTGTCTTATATGATGAAACAAAAAAATGGGATATTCGTGCAATGATTGACACAGGAAATATGCTTCAAGATCCGGTAGGACAAAAACCGGTTCATATTATTTCAAAGAAAATGGCAGAAAAAATATATGGGGCAAAAATGGTTGAAGAATTAATGGAGTATTCACTTTCTAAAGAGAATGAAGAAAAATGGATGCAAAAGAAACTGCATTTTATTTCATGTCAGACCATTCAAGGAACACATTTATTGCCGGTTATAACAATGGATAAAATGGAAATCAGACAAAAATCAGTAATAGAAATACAGATGCCGCAGATTGGTATTGGCATTATGCAAGAAACAGACTATCAGATGATTGTAAATGCGCAGAGTATAGGAGGAGCTAAATATGGTTGCAGAGACAATAAATACACAACAGTTTAA
- a CDS encoding MBL fold metallo-hydrolase RNA specificity domain-containing protein, translated as MKLTFIGAAHEVTGSCHFLQVAGKNILVDCGMEQGPDLYENPGLPIPENEVDYVLLTHAHIDHSGMLPKLVKNGFKGQIYATYATADLCNIMLRDSAHIQEFEAEWRNRKGRRAGKPVYEPIYTMEDAINAIDLLVPCEYGQRIRICDGVEIRFTDVGHLLGSASIEVWLTEGDVSKKIVFSGDVGNLDQPIIKDPTYTATADYVVVESTYGNRVHSTEKIDYVGDFTQILKETFDRGGNVVIPSFAVGRTQELLYFIREIKEKNMLPEYANFEVYLDSPLAIEATKVFSKNKMECFDEDAMQLVNAGINPLVFPGLKIMTTSDDSKMINFIEKPKVIISASGMCDAGRIRHHLKHNLWREECTILFVGYQAVGTLGRRLIEGEKNVKLFGEPIEVRAHIESLHGVSGHADMNGLLKWIEGFQTPLQHVFVVHGEDTVTEEFAQTVEEKFGYPAFAPYPQGCVDLATGEIEKEGVRIPIKAKKASQKRADAAFERLLAAAKRLLDIVYKNEGLANKEKAKFESQIQNLADKWDRLE; from the coding sequence ATGAAATTGACGTTTATAGGTGCTGCACATGAGGTTACTGGTAGTTGTCATTTCTTGCAGGTGGCAGGAAAGAATATACTGGTTGACTGTGGTATGGAACAGGGACCCGATTTATATGAAAACCCTGGTTTACCGATTCCGGAGAATGAAGTGGATTATGTGTTGCTGACACACGCACATATTGACCATTCAGGTATGCTTCCAAAACTTGTGAAGAATGGATTTAAAGGACAGATATATGCAACTTATGCGACAGCTGACTTATGTAACATTATGCTTCGTGATAGTGCACATATTCAGGAATTCGAAGCAGAATGGCGCAATCGTAAGGGAAGACGTGCAGGTAAACCGGTATACGAGCCGATATACACAATGGAAGATGCGATCAATGCAATTGATTTATTAGTTCCATGTGAATATGGACAGCGTATTCGGATTTGTGACGGAGTTGAGATTCGATTTACAGATGTAGGGCATCTGCTTGGCTCTGCAAGTATTGAGGTGTGGCTTACAGAAGGGGATGTGAGCAAGAAGATTGTATTTTCCGGCGATGTGGGTAATCTGGACCAGCCGATTATCAAAGACCCAACATATACTGCTACAGCAGATTATGTAGTTGTTGAATCCACGTATGGCAATCGGGTGCACAGTACGGAAAAGATAGATTACGTGGGAGATTTTACTCAGATTTTAAAAGAAACCTTTGACCGGGGTGGAAATGTAGTTATTCCTTCTTTTGCGGTTGGAAGAACGCAGGAGCTGTTATATTTTATCCGTGAGATCAAAGAAAAAAATATGCTTCCGGAATATGCGAATTTTGAAGTGTATCTGGATAGCCCTCTGGCAATTGAGGCAACGAAAGTATTTTCGAAGAATAAAATGGAATGTTTCGATGAGGATGCCATGCAGCTTGTGAATGCAGGGATTAATCCATTGGTATTTCCGGGACTAAAGATTATGACAACAAGTGACGATTCTAAGATGATAAATTTTATCGAAAAACCAAAGGTGATTATTTCAGCTTCTGGAATGTGCGATGCAGGACGTATCCGTCATCATTTGAAACATAATCTATGGCGTGAAGAGTGTACCATTTTGTTTGTCGGATATCAGGCAGTCGGAACATTAGGACGCAGATTGATCGAAGGCGAAAAAAATGTAAAGCTTTTCGGAGAACCAATCGAGGTGCGTGCACATATTGAAAGTCTGCATGGAGTCAGTGGGCATGCAGATATGAATGGGTTGTTAAAATGGATTGAAGGATTCCAAACTCCGCTACAGCATGTATTTGTGGTACATGGGGAAGATACTGTTACTGAAGAATTTGCCCAGACAGTAGAAGAAAAATTTGGCTACCCTGCATTTGCACCATACCCGCAGGGCTGTGTTGATCTTGCAACAGGTGAGATTGAGAAGGAAGGAGTAAGAATTCCGATAAAAGCAAAGAAAGCTTCACAGAAGAGGGCTGATGCAGCCTTTGAAAGATTGCTGGCAGCAGCGAAGCGATTGCTTGATATTGTATATAAGAATGAAGGATTGGCAAACAAAGAAAAAGCGAAATTCGAATCTCAGATTCAAAATCTGGCAGATAAATGGGATAGATTAGAGTAA
- the sigE gene encoding RNA polymerase sporulation sigma factor SigE, producing the protein MVAETINTQQFKINVISNFQNIFFHPRKEIHYIGGTDVLPAPLDANEEQKMIEALETNEQEKAKKSLIEHNLRLVVYIAKKFDNTGVGVEDLISIGTIGLIKAINTFNPTKKIKLATYASRCIENEILMYLRRNNKTKLEVSIDEPLNVDWDGNELLLSDILGTEEDTIYKDLENEAERKLLIHAISKLSNRERMIIRMRYGLDNPSGEEKTQKEVADFLGISQSYISRLEKKIMLRLRREIVRYQ; encoded by the coding sequence ATGGTTGCAGAGACAATAAATACACAACAGTTTAAGATAAATGTAATATCTAATTTTCAAAATATATTTTTTCATCCGAGAAAAGAAATTCATTACATAGGTGGAACGGATGTACTTCCGGCACCACTAGATGCAAACGAAGAACAAAAAATGATAGAAGCACTTGAGACAAATGAGCAGGAGAAAGCAAAAAAGAGTCTGATTGAACATAATCTGCGTCTCGTTGTTTATATTGCAAAGAAATTTGATAATACAGGGGTTGGGGTGGAAGATCTGATCTCCATTGGAACAATCGGGTTGATTAAAGCAATCAACACATTTAATCCAACAAAGAAAATTAAGCTGGCGACGTATGCGTCACGCTGTATTGAAAATGAAATTTTGATGTATCTTAGGAGAAATAATAAAACAAAACTGGAAGTGTCAATTGATGAGCCATTGAATGTAGACTGGGATGGAAACGAGTTGCTGTTGTCCGATATATTAGGAACAGAAGAAGATACAATTTATAAAGATTTGGAAAATGAAGCAGAAAGAAAGTTGTTAATCCATGCAATTAGCAAATTATCAAACAGAGAACGGATGATCATCCGGATGAGATATGGGCTGGACAATCCGTCCGGGGAGGAAAAAACACAAAAGGAAGTTGCAGATTTTCTTGGAATTTCACAATCTTATATTTCAAGATTGGAGAAAAAAATCATGCTTCGTCTAAGAAGAGAAATTGTTCGATATCAATAA
- a CDS encoding cell division protein FtsQ/DivIB, with translation MTQQRNRKTDRGRSRTTAKHYSRDDIIYLAGSEDLHDREIRSQNNKNNKKQSKKHKKNRRNVSGKVFLYLFIIIIICAGLVYLETLIFQLKQIRVTGNVYTTQQEVEEWVKQNPYSGNTLYDLWYFNRENCTQLPSVEKVKVSLISPRKINVAVTEKTMTGRIDLGSGYLYFDKDGIASLKSEELIEGTAMIEGIQIEESKVKLGKKIPVDDKDVFKQLSELIALLQENELTADKIICSGSELTVVFGNVRVSLGSASYEDKIPQISPILQKLSEQYENQSGELHLESYQTSDTSIRFVPDTQ, from the coding sequence ATGACACAGCAGCGAAACAGAAAGACAGACAGAGGAAGAAGCCGGACTACAGCGAAGCATTATTCGCGTGACGATATTATATACCTTGCTGGTTCAGAGGATCTGCATGATCGTGAGATACGTTCACAAAATAATAAAAACAATAAAAAACAATCAAAGAAGCATAAAAAGAACAGAAGAAATGTAAGTGGAAAAGTATTTTTGTATTTATTTATAATTATCATTATTTGTGCAGGCCTTGTTTATCTGGAGACCTTGATCTTCCAATTAAAGCAGATCCGGGTGACGGGAAATGTTTACACAACCCAGCAGGAAGTAGAAGAGTGGGTAAAGCAAAATCCGTATTCAGGAAATACATTGTATGATTTGTGGTATTTTAACAGGGAAAACTGCACACAATTACCATCTGTTGAGAAGGTAAAAGTAAGCCTTATTTCACCGAGGAAGATTAATGTGGCGGTGACAGAAAAGACGATGACAGGAAGGATTGATCTTGGAAGTGGTTATCTGTATTTTGATAAGGATGGAATCGCTTCATTAAAAAGCGAGGAACTGATCGAAGGAACTGCAATGATCGAGGGAATACAGATTGAAGAAAGCAAGGTGAAACTTGGAAAGAAAATACCGGTGGATGATAAAGATGTGTTTAAGCAACTTTCAGAACTTATAGCACTGTTACAAGAGAATGAACTGACAGCAGATAAAATCATATGTTCAGGAAGTGAACTCACAGTTGTTTTTGGCAACGTAAGAGTTTCTCTGGGAAGTGCTTCCTATGAGGATAAGATTCCACAGATTTCGCCGATATTGCAAAAATTGTCTGAGCAGTATGAAAATCAGTCGGGAGAATTGCATTTGGAGAGTTATCAGACATCAGATACATCAATCCGGTTTGTGCCGGACACACAATAA
- the pckA gene encoding phosphoenolpyruvate carboxykinase (ATP), translating into MAKIDLTKYGITGTTEVVYNPSYEMLFEEETKPELEGFEVGQESELGAVNVMTGVYTGRSPKDKFIVMDENSKDTVWWTSDEYKNDNHPATEESWKAVKDIAIKELSNKRLFVVDAFCGANKDTRMAIRFIVEVAWQAHFVTNMFIQPTEEELENFEPDFVVYNASKAKVENYKELGLNSETAVMFNITSKEQVIVNTWYGGEMKKGMFSMMNYFLPLKGIASMHCSANTDMNGENTAIFFGLSGTGKTTLSTDPKRLLIGDDEHGWDDNGVFNFEGGCYAKVINLDKESEPDIYNAIVRDALLENVTLDENGKIDFNDKSVTENTRVSYPINHIKNIVRPVSSAPAAKNVIFLSADAFGVLPPVSILTEDQTQYYFLSGFTAKLAGTERGITEPTPTFSACFGQAFLELHPTKYAEELVKKMEKSGAKAYLVNTGWNGTGKRISIKDTRGIIDAILNGAINNAPTKTIPYFNFEVPTELEGVDTGILDPRDTYADASEWEEKAKDLAQRFVKNFAKYEGNEAGKALVSAGPQL; encoded by the coding sequence ATGGCAAAAATTGATTTAACTAAATACGGCATTACAGGAACTACTGAGGTTGTTTACAATCCTTCATATGAAATGTTATTTGAAGAAGAGACAAAACCTGAGTTAGAAGGCTTTGAAGTTGGTCAGGAAAGTGAACTTGGTGCAGTGAACGTTATGACTGGTGTATATACAGGTCGTTCACCTAAAGACAAATTCATCGTTATGGATGAGAACTCTAAAGATACTGTATGGTGGACATCTGACGAATATAAAAATGATAACCACCCAGCTACAGAAGAGTCTTGGAAAGCTGTAAAAGATATCGCAATCAAAGAGCTTTCTAATAAGAGACTTTTTGTTGTCGATGCATTCTGCGGAGCTAACAAAGATACTCGTATGGCTATCCGTTTCATCGTTGAAGTTGCATGGCAGGCACACTTTGTAACAAACATGTTCATCCAGCCTACAGAGGAAGAACTCGAGAACTTTGAGCCAGATTTCGTTGTTTACAACGCTTCTAAAGCAAAAGTAGAGAACTACAAAGAATTAGGACTGAACTCTGAGACAGCTGTTATGTTCAATATCACAAGCAAAGAACAGGTTATCGTTAACACATGGTATGGCGGAGAAATGAAGAAAGGTATGTTCTCTATGATGAACTACTTCCTTCCATTAAAAGGAATCGCTTCTATGCACTGTTCTGCAAACACAGATATGAACGGAGAAAACACAGCAATCTTCTTCGGTCTTTCAGGAACAGGTAAAACAACACTTTCTACAGATCCTAAACGTCTCCTGATTGGTGATGACGAGCATGGTTGGGATGATAATGGTGTATTCAACTTTGAGGGTGGATGCTACGCAAAAGTTATCAACCTTGACAAAGAATCTGAGCCAGATATCTACAATGCAATCGTTCGTGACGCTCTTCTTGAGAACGTTACATTGGATGAGAACGGAAAGATTGATTTTAATGATAAGAGCGTAACAGAAAACACACGTGTTTCTTACCCTATCAACCACATTAAAAATATTGTACGTCCAGTTTCTTCTGCACCAGCAGCTAAAAATGTTATCTTCTTATCAGCAGATGCATTTGGAGTACTTCCTCCAGTATCTATCCTTACAGAAGATCAGACACAGTACTACTTCTTGTCTGGATTTACAGCAAAACTTGCTGGAACAGAGCGTGGAATCACAGAGCCAACACCTACATTCTCAGCTTGCTTCGGACAGGCATTCCTTGAACTGCACCCAACAAAATATGCAGAAGAGCTTGTTAAGAAGATGGAGAAGAGTGGAGCTAAAGCTTACCTCGTAAATACAGGATGGAATGGAACAGGAAAACGTATCTCTATCAAAGATACACGTGGTATCATCGATGCTATCCTGAACGGAGCAATCAACAACGCTCCTACAAAGACAATCCCATACTTCAACTTTGAAGTTCCTACAGAACTTGAGGGTGTTGACACAGGTATCCTTGATCCTCGTGACACATACGCTGATGCTTCTGAATGGGAAGAAAAAGCAAAAGATCTTGCACAGAGATTTGTCAAAAACTTCGCTAAATACGAAGGAAATGAAGCTGGTAAAGCACTTGTTTCTGCAGGTCCACAGCTGTAA
- a CDS encoding sodium/proline symporter: protein MNSNVWGISAIIVCYLVGMVAIGIYFMKKNSSTGDYYLGGRQLGPIVTAMSAEASDMSSWLLMGLPGVAYLTGTADAAWTAIGLAIGTYLNWLIVAKRLRRYSVVAGNAITIPQFFKNRYHDKSGILAGLSAIFIVIFFIPYTASGFAACGKLFSTLFGVPYFGAMLVSAIVIVAYTALGGFSAASTTDLIQSIVMSVALISVVLFGIKTLGGMDVIASQTASMQGYLSLTSVYNEGTAVPYGSIKIASTLAWGLGYFGMPHVLLRFMAISDENKIKLSRRIATIWVVISMAVAVFIGIMGYTLSRQGYIDVLTGADSEKVIITIATLMSKSGVLGIVLAGLIMSGILACTMSTADSQLLAASSSVSEDLLKGILKKEVSEKTSLIIARVTVLLIAVMGVLMALNPESSVFAIVSFAWAGFGAVFGPVVLLALFWKRSNRQGAIVSMFAGGVMIFVWKYLVRPMGGAWDIYELLPAFLVAMVLNIIVSLMTAPPEKEIVDEFEKAADNSYNL, encoded by the coding sequence ATGAATAGTAATGTGTGGGGAATTTCTGCGATTATTGTATGCTATCTTGTAGGGATGGTCGCAATTGGAATTTATTTTATGAAGAAAAACAGTTCCACCGGAGATTATTATCTCGGGGGCAGACAGTTAGGTCCGATTGTGACAGCAATGAGTGCAGAAGCATCGGATATGAGTAGCTGGCTCTTGATGGGGCTGCCGGGAGTTGCTTATCTGACAGGAACGGCAGATGCGGCGTGGACGGCAATCGGACTTGCAATTGGAACCTATTTGAACTGGCTCATTGTAGCAAAGCGGCTGAGACGATATTCGGTCGTTGCAGGAAATGCGATTACAATTCCACAATTTTTTAAGAATCGTTATCATGATAAAAGTGGAATTCTTGCAGGATTATCAGCAATATTTATTGTTATCTTTTTTATTCCGTATACAGCATCCGGTTTTGCGGCATGCGGAAAACTTTTTTCTACCTTGTTCGGAGTTCCTTATTTTGGAGCAATGTTGGTCAGCGCAATTGTAATTGTGGCATATACAGCATTAGGAGGATTCTCAGCAGCAAGTACAACAGATTTGATTCAGAGTATTGTTATGTCGGTGGCATTGATCAGCGTTGTGTTATTTGGTATTAAGACATTGGGCGGCATGGATGTGATCGCATCACAGACTGCTTCCATGCAGGGATATTTGTCTCTTACAAGTGTATATAATGAGGGTACAGCGGTTCCTTATGGTTCGATTAAAATCGCATCTACGCTTGCATGGGGACTAGGATATTTTGGAATGCCGCATGTACTTTTGCGTTTTATGGCAATCAGTGACGAGAATAAAATAAAACTTTCCAGAAGAATTGCAACAATTTGGGTAGTGATTTCTATGGCAGTTGCAGTATTTATCGGAATTATGGGATATACTTTAAGCAGACAGGGATATATTGATGTGCTTACAGGAGCAGATTCTGAAAAAGTAATTATTACCATTGCAACATTGATGAGCAAGAGTGGTGTGCTTGGAATTGTACTTGCGGGACTGATCATGTCAGGGATTCTGGCATGTACGATGTCGACAGCCGATTCACAGCTTCTTGCGGCATCATCAAGTGTATCGGAAGATTTGTTAAAGGGAATATTGAAAAAAGAAGTTAGTGAGAAGACCTCTCTTATAATCGCAAGAGTAACCGTACTTTTGATTGCGGTCATGGGAGTACTTATGGCACTGAATCCGGAAAGCTCAGTTTTTGCAATCGTTTCTTTTGCATGGGCAGGTTTTGGCGCAGTGTTTGGACCGGTAGTATTGCTTGCACTGTTCTGGAAACGTTCCAACCGACAGGGAGCCATTGTCAGCATGTTTGCAGGCGGTGTTATGATTTTCGTATGGAAATATCTTGTACGCCCGATGGGCGGGGCGTGGGATATTTACGAACTGCTCCCGGCTTTTCTGGTTGCGATGGTTTTAAATATTATTGTGAGTCTTATGACCGCACCGCCGGAAAAAGAGATTGTTGATGAATTTGAAAAAGCAGCAGATAATAGTTATAATTTGTAG
- a CDS encoding FtsW/RodA/SpoVE family cell cycle protein translates to MKRLEKRANLDYVLLIVLVMLIGAGLVLLYSTSAYNGQNKFQDAYYYVKKQGAATVLGVIGMLIIAKIDYHKWIPFANLGYLVSIILSVLVMLVGEEYNGSKRWLSLGPLSFQPSEFSKVAIILFLACLISGQKKCVDNWHSMLRLMLPVLPVTALVGASNLSTAIIILGIAVVLIFVASPKYIQFIWMGILGIGFMAIFLALESYRLERLAIWRNPEQYEKGYQTLQGLYAIGSGGLFGRGIGQSVQKLGFLPEAQNDMIFSIICEELGLFGAGMIIILFLILIWRFFIIAINAKDLLGALIVTGAMAHMMIQVILNIAVVTNSIPNTGITLPFISYGGTSVLFLLLEMGLVLSVSNLVR, encoded by the coding sequence TTGAAACGCCTGGAGAAGAGAGCGAATCTAGATTATGTGCTGTTGATCGTTTTGGTCATGTTGATTGGAGCAGGGCTTGTATTGTTATACAGTACGAGTGCTTATAACGGACAGAATAAATTTCAAGATGCATATTATTATGTGAAAAAACAAGGTGCTGCTACAGTCTTAGGTGTGATTGGAATGTTAATTATAGCAAAGATTGATTATCATAAGTGGATTCCATTTGCAAATCTGGGATATCTGGTATCAATTATATTGTCAGTATTAGTGATGCTTGTGGGAGAAGAATATAACGGGTCCAAAAGATGGCTTTCTTTGGGCCCGCTTTCTTTTCAACCATCGGAATTTTCAAAAGTAGCGATTATTTTGTTTCTGGCATGTCTGATATCAGGACAAAAGAAGTGTGTAGATAATTGGCATTCAATGCTGCGTCTGATGCTTCCGGTGCTTCCGGTTACAGCATTGGTAGGAGCAAGTAATTTAAGTACAGCGATTATTATATTAGGTATTGCCGTGGTACTTATTTTTGTTGCAAGTCCAAAGTATATACAGTTTATTTGGATGGGGATTCTTGGAATCGGATTTATGGCAATATTTCTGGCATTGGAAAGTTATCGTCTGGAAAGGCTGGCAATATGGAGAAATCCGGAGCAATACGAAAAAGGATATCAGACATTACAAGGACTTTATGCGATTGGTTCAGGCGGGTTGTTTGGAAGAGGAATTGGTCAAAGCGTTCAAAAGCTTGGATTCTTGCCGGAAGCGCAAAATGACATGATATTTTCGATTATATGTGAAGAGCTGGGGTTATTTGGCGCTGGCATGATTATTATTTTATTTCTCATTTTAATCTGGCGCTTTTTTATTATTGCGATAAATGCAAAAGATTTGCTTGGAGCATTAATCGTTACCGGAGCGATGGCACATATGATGATACAGGTAATCTTAAATATTGCGGTTGTGACCAACAGTATTCCAAATACGGGAATCACGCTTCCCTTTATCAGTTATGGAGGTACATCAGTTTTATTTCTATTACTGGAAATGGGTCTTGTGTTGAGTGTATCAAATCTGGTAAGATAG